One Lucilia cuprina isolate Lc7/37 chromosome 4, ASM2204524v1, whole genome shotgun sequence DNA segment encodes these proteins:
- the LOC111681821 gene encoding putative serine protease K12H4.7: MVKLALIVAALLAVLAFANANEDEEVPAFVKIFNELHKDPAPQQVNTRANVKTLWIEQKLDHFDANETRTWQMRYMSNDEFFKPGGPIFIYVGGEWFISPGFITGGHVYDMAKEHNGYLFYTEHRFYGESKPTEHMTNENLQYLSVQQALADLAHFIRTMKATIPGLEHSKTILTGGSYSATMVTWFKKLYPDLAAGCWASSAPLYARIDYYEYKEIMGQSIKLVSGDTCHDRIKRGFDELESMFANKRGAEVKAMLKLCNSFNENNDLDVWTLFYEISELFANLIQAHNDGDIQSACRRIMDGSSDVIGLANYIVYKFNARTCTDMSYRGYLNMFKDSAYSTNIMRPWIYQTCNEVGWYQTSTSRNQPFGTKYPLVFFTTLCGDAYGEKFTKEYIQKRLLETNKIFGGLNPEVENVYMTHGQLDPWRSVGLEDPEKVTIIPYHAHCKDLGSISNRDTSELRASKEKVAALVRQWLA; the protein is encoded by the exons ATGGTTAAATTAGCTTTAATTGTGGCAGCTCTATTGGCTGTTTTAGCTTTTGCTAATGCCAATGAAGACGAAGAAGTACCagcatttgtaaaaattttcaatgaattacACAAGGATCCGGCACCACAACAAGTCAATACAAGAGCTAATGTTAAAACTTTATGGATTGAACAGAAATTGGATCATTTTGATGCCAATGAAACTAGGACTTGGCAAATG CGTTATATGTCCAACGATGAATTCTTCAAACCCGGTGGTCCCATATTTATCTATGTGGGCGGCGAATGGTTTATTTCGCCCGGTTTTATAACTGGTGGTCATGTTTACGATATGGCTAAGGAACATAATGGTTATTTGTTCTATACCGAACATCGTTTCTATGGCGAAAGTAAACCCACCGAACATATGACCaatgaaaatttacaatatttaagtGTACAACAAGCTTTAGCCGATTTGGCTCATTTTATACGCACCATGAAGGCTACCATACCTGGTCTGGAGCATTCGAAGACCATTTTGACTGGAGGTTCATATTCGGCGACCATGGTGACTTGGTTTAAGAAATTATATCCCGATTTAGCGGCAGGTTGTTGGGCTTCAAGTGCTCCTTTGTATGCTAGAATTGATTATTATG AATACAAAGAAATCATGGGTCAATCTATTAAATTAGTAAGTGGTGATACTTGTCACGATCGCATCAAACGTGGTTTTGATGAATTGGAATCGATGTTTGCCAACAAACGTGGAGCTGAAGTTAAGGCTATGTTAAAGTTATGCAATTCATTTAATGAGAATAATGATTTGGATGTATGGACATTGTTCTATGAAATTTCTGAATTATTTGCCAATTTAATACAAGCTCACAA TGATGGCGATATCCAAAGTGCCTGCAGACGTATAATGGACGGTTCCAGTGATGTTATAGGATTGGCTaattatattgtatataaatttaatgccAGAACCTGTACCGATATGTCATATCGTGGTTATTTGAATATGTTCAAGGATTCAGCCTATAGCACTAATATCA TGCGTCCTTGGATTTATCAGACCTGCAATGAAGTGGGTTGGTATCAGACCTCTACCTCACGCAATCAACCATTCGGCACTAAATATCCTTTGGTATTCTTTACAACACTGTGTGGTGATGCTTATGGTGAAAAGTTTACCAAGGAATATATTCAAAAACGTTTGTTAGAAACCAATAAAATCTTTGGTGGTCTTAATCCAGAagttgaaaatgtttatatgacTCATGGTCAATTGGATCCCTGGAGATCGGTGGGTTTAGAAGATCCTGAAAAAGTTACCATAATACCAT acCACGCCCATTGCAAAGATTTGGGTTCTATTAGCAATCGCGATACTTCCGAACTTAGAGCTTCTAAGGAAAAAGTAGCTGCTTTGGTTAGACAGTGGTTGGCTTAA